A single region of the Saprospiraceae bacterium genome encodes:
- a CDS encoding polyprenyl synthetase family protein, which yields MVKSLEAIKAPIAAELKAFEKHFREAMRSPVPLLDRITYYIVRRKGKQVRPMFVFLSAKLCGDTNAATFNAASFIELLHTGTLVHDDVVDDSNERRGFFSVNALWKNKIAVLVGDYFFSKGMLLALKHKHYRLLEIFSEAIQAMSEGELLQIEKARRLDIDESVYYDIIRQKTASLIASACAAGAASTTQDEALIQRMHQFGEKIGLAFQIRDDLFDFGMDDVGKPLGIDIKEKKMTLPLIYALQNASKNDRRRILYTIKKYNEKPEKVKEVIDFVRASGGLEYTEKVMHDFRAQAFELLYEFPLSPSRQALEELIIFVTDRKK from the coding sequence ATGGTCAAATCACTTGAGGCGATAAAGGCGCCAATTGCGGCAGAACTTAAGGCGTTTGAAAAACACTTTAGGGAAGCCATGCGTAGTCCAGTGCCCCTTTTAGATCGCATCACTTATTATATCGTTCGCCGGAAAGGGAAACAGGTTCGTCCAATGTTTGTCTTTCTTTCTGCCAAATTATGTGGAGACACGAATGCTGCCACTTTCAATGCTGCCTCTTTTATCGAGCTGCTGCATACGGGTACCCTCGTACATGATGATGTCGTAGATGATTCCAATGAACGCAGAGGCTTTTTTTCGGTAAATGCCTTGTGGAAGAATAAAATTGCTGTTTTAGTAGGCGATTACTTTTTTTCAAAAGGTATGCTTTTAGCCCTTAAACATAAACATTATCGCTTATTAGAAATTTTTTCGGAAGCGATTCAAGCTATGAGCGAAGGCGAACTTTTACAAATCGAAAAGGCACGTCGTTTGGATATTGACGAATCAGTCTATTATGATATCATTCGACAAAAGACCGCCTCATTGATTGCTTCGGCTTGTGCAGCTGGTGCCGCCTCCACCACCCAGGACGAAGCTTTAATCCAACGAATGCACCAGTTTGGAGAAAAAATCGGATTGGCTTTCCAAATCAGAGATGATTTATTCGATTTTGGAATGGACGATGTTGGAAAGCCTCTGGGGATCGATATCAAGGAGAAAAAAATGACTCTCCCCTTGATTTACGCTTTGCAAAACGCTTCCAAAAATGATCGTCGTAGAATCCTATATACCATCAAAAAGTACAACGAAAAGCCCGAAAAAGTAAAAGAAGTGATTGATTTTGTGAGGGCCAGTGGTGGATTGGAATACACAGAAAAGGTAATGCATGATTTTAGAGCACAAGCTTTTGAACTGCTATATGAGTTTCCTTTATCACCTTCTCGACAAGCATTAGAGGAGCTGATTATTTTTGTTACAGACAGAAAAAAGTAA
- a CDS encoding ribose-phosphate pyrophosphokinase: MVEVKLFAGRASSYLAEKIADYYQQPLGKLQIHQFSDGEMQPVIQESVRGGYVFFIQSTFTPTENLMELLLMIDAAKRASAGYITAVIPYFGYARQDRKDKPRVPISAKLIANLLQAAGTDRVMTMDFHADQIQGFFDIPVDHLKSDAIYIPYLQEQDLSNVTFASPDVGGVKRARTYAKHFERPLVICDKYRKRANEVAGMTVIGDVEGADVILVDDLADTAGTLCRAADILMTKGAKSVKAMCTHPVLSGDAYKNINNSQLSELLVCDTIPLKQESPRIKCLSTAKLFARAIRNTHEHRSISALFVGG; encoded by the coding sequence ATGGTTGAAGTAAAGTTATTTGCAGGAAGAGCTTCTTCCTACTTGGCTGAAAAAATTGCTGATTATTATCAGCAGCCCTTAGGAAAACTCCAAATACATCAATTCAGTGATGGTGAAATGCAGCCTGTCATTCAGGAATCTGTTCGGGGAGGTTATGTGTTTTTTATCCAGTCAACTTTTACACCAACCGAAAACCTGATGGAGTTATTGCTGATGATTGATGCGGCGAAAAGGGCTTCTGCTGGTTACATTACAGCCGTTATCCCTTATTTTGGCTACGCTCGCCAGGATCGGAAGGATAAACCCCGGGTGCCTATTTCGGCTAAACTGATCGCCAATCTGCTGCAAGCAGCAGGGACAGATCGGGTCATGACCATGGATTTTCACGCAGATCAAATCCAAGGCTTCTTTGATATTCCTGTCGATCACTTAAAAAGTGACGCCATTTATATTCCTTACTTGCAGGAGCAGGACTTGTCTAATGTGACCTTTGCTTCGCCAGATGTAGGTGGTGTAAAAAGGGCCCGGACCTATGCCAAACATTTTGAACGGCCCTTGGTGATTTGTGATAAGTACCGAAAACGGGCCAATGAAGTGGCCGGTATGACCGTCATTGGAGATGTGGAAGGGGCAGATGTGATTTTGGTCGATGACCTTGCTGATACGGCTGGTACACTTTGCCGAGCTGCCGATATCCTGATGACAAAAGGGGCTAAAAGTGTTAAAGCCATGTGTACGCATCCGGTTTTATCTGGCGATGCCTATAAGAATATCAATAATTCCCAACTGTCCGAATTATTGGTCTGTGATACCATCCCCTTGAAGCAGGAATCACCTCGAATCAAATGCCTCTCTACCGCTAAATTGTTCGCTAGAGCCATCAGGAATACCCATGAACATCGCTCTATTTCAGCGCTATTTGTCGGTGGATAA
- a CDS encoding nuclear transport factor 2 family protein: MRTNFFSVLFTAFAILCFVQNGQAQKENQATFEAYLAKVYDAYAATNDEAMWAFYTDAASEISPDGRLTEGKKTLKAGWDEFMKMVDSRPSFTYKLTSWRLITPDVALVTWDSTADIKVQGQQLGGPTNCIAVLHKINGKWLIEFDGMTPIIPMPAGN; this comes from the coding sequence ATGAGAACTAATTTTTTTAGTGTATTATTTACCGCTTTTGCCATCTTATGCTTTGTTCAAAACGGGCAGGCTCAAAAAGAAAACCAGGCCACTTTTGAAGCTTATCTGGCAAAGGTTTATGATGCTTATGCTGCTACAAATGATGAGGCAATGTGGGCTTTTTATACAGACGCAGCAAGCGAAATTTCTCCTGATGGGCGTTTGACCGAAGGAAAAAAGACACTCAAAGCAGGGTGGGATGAATTTATGAAAATGGTAGATAGCAGACCGAGCTTTACCTATAAGTTAACTTCTTGGCGACTTATTACCCCTGATGTTGCCTTGGTTACTTGGGATTCCACCGCCGATATTAAAGTGCAAGGACAGCAATTGGGAGGCCCCACTAATTGTATAGCCGTTCTGCATAAAATCAACGGCAAATGGCTCATCGAATTCGATGGCATGACGCCAATTATACCAATGCCCGCAGGAAATTAA
- a CDS encoding tetratricopeptide repeat protein, with the protein MIPNKYCLFVFFSLLATGVFTQRQPLDSLRQAFQLEKEILNKMDIFFEIATISTAADPLLGLSYADTLESMALKANNNMNLSRASYLRAIYYSDQGKFGEALTHHRKERDLAMKTDNLELQGKALNSLGTCFHSLLQNDSAIIYFVEAAKIKEKLGNMQDVAVAYSNIGNVFSDEKAPDKAIEWLEKALAIRLSLPSGERSAIITYNNLSVAYNGKDDYDKAIEYAQKGLELAESIDNKFLAGVLAGNLGHLWMEKGDLDKAIEICEKSIDLLKQLNRRSNMVYPYVALSEAWWRKGDFAKALKINQEGFSIVEELKLLEPLADYYQNFANVYESTGDYKQALFWFKKNKLLKDSLFNKEKLEAIANVETKFETKKKEAQLVKQQLQIEQENIQKKTIAIIAITALLVFIGLFQYVRSKQKIKQKETELAAQLEHAEAEKLREMDRLKSTFFANISHEFRTPLTLILSPVEQMISGTFRGDLQKYYRIIHRNGRRLLDLVNQLLDLSKLESGKLKLQVSEADLGKFVRSIAGSFESLAMRQQLALEVRVPEAPVVCFFDPDKVEKILVNLMTNAFKFTGEGGLIKVVLAVKEVAEAVASTQDSTMEDEIGTVFLYVKDTGIGIPAEQLPHLFERFTQSTVSELQAGSGIGLALTKELVNLHGGEIELESTEGMGTMFTVSLAVGKAFFKKEELVTPPSSQLDERPRSLSEDTLPKSIPEHSTVFSFAIETSKKPLLLLAEDHPDVRSYIVDTLSEHYKIEAVENGKLALEKALEMMPDLIITDLMMPVMSGQELCRLLKTNEKTSHIPLIMLTAKAEQTDKLEGLETGADDYLIKPFDARELKVRLSNLLEQRLRLQTHFRQTLSAFATTPVKGESMDVVLLRRIKETIEANLDDDQFSVVELASQVGMSRSQLHRKLSALTGFSPNEVIRNMRLERAKQLIEQKVGTVSEIAFLCGFTSPAYFIKCFREYFKTTPGEMH; encoded by the coding sequence ATGATACCCAACAAATATTGTCTTTTCGTTTTTTTTAGTTTATTAGCTACAGGTGTATTTACGCAGCGACAGCCATTGGATAGCCTTCGCCAGGCTTTCCAGCTAGAAAAGGAGATCCTAAATAAAATGGATATCTTCTTTGAGATCGCTACCATTTCAACGGCTGCCGACCCATTACTGGGCCTTTCTTATGCCGACACCCTCGAATCGATGGCTTTAAAAGCCAACAATAATATGAACCTTTCAAGGGCTTCCTACCTCCGGGCGATTTATTATAGCGACCAAGGGAAATTTGGAGAGGCCCTGACGCACCATCGAAAGGAACGAGACCTTGCCATGAAGACCGATAACCTTGAATTGCAAGGTAAAGCACTCAATTCCTTGGGTACTTGTTTTCATAGTTTGTTGCAAAATGATAGTGCGATCATCTACTTTGTGGAGGCGGCCAAAATCAAAGAAAAGCTGGGGAATATGCAAGATGTCGCAGTAGCCTATTCAAATATAGGTAATGTTTTTAGCGATGAAAAAGCCCCAGATAAAGCAATTGAATGGCTGGAAAAAGCCCTGGCTATCCGCCTAAGTCTGCCGTCAGGAGAGAGAAGTGCGATTATTACCTACAATAACCTTTCCGTAGCTTACAATGGAAAGGACGATTATGACAAGGCTATTGAATATGCTCAAAAAGGCCTTGAATTGGCCGAGTCGATAGACAATAAATTCTTGGCAGGGGTGCTAGCTGGTAACCTTGGACATTTGTGGATGGAAAAAGGTGATTTGGACAAAGCTATTGAAATTTGTGAAAAATCGATTGACCTGCTCAAGCAATTGAACCGCCGTTCAAACATGGTCTATCCCTATGTGGCCCTTTCCGAAGCTTGGTGGCGAAAAGGCGATTTTGCCAAAGCATTGAAAATCAATCAAGAAGGTTTTTCTATTGTGGAAGAGTTGAAGTTGCTAGAGCCCCTGGCAGATTATTACCAAAACTTTGCCAATGTGTACGAGAGCACAGGCGATTATAAACAAGCACTTTTTTGGTTTAAAAAAAATAAATTGCTCAAAGATTCTTTGTTTAATAAGGAGAAGTTGGAAGCCATCGCCAATGTGGAAACTAAATTTGAAACCAAAAAAAAAGAGGCTCAATTAGTAAAACAGCAATTACAAATAGAACAGGAAAATATCCAGAAAAAAACGATTGCTATTATCGCAATTACCGCTTTGCTAGTCTTTATAGGCTTGTTCCAGTATGTTAGGAGTAAGCAAAAAATAAAACAGAAAGAGACAGAATTGGCGGCTCAACTAGAACACGCCGAGGCTGAAAAGTTACGCGAAATGGATCGTTTGAAATCCACTTTCTTTGCCAATATTAGCCATGAGTTCCGTACCCCGCTCACGCTTATCCTGAGCCCCGTAGAGCAAATGATATCGGGCACTTTTCGAGGCGATTTACAGAAGTATTACCGCATTATTCACCGTAATGGCCGGCGACTTCTAGACTTGGTAAACCAGCTGTTGGATCTTTCCAAACTCGAAAGCGGTAAATTGAAACTGCAAGTTTCGGAAGCCGATTTGGGTAAGTTTGTAAGGTCAATTGCGGGATCCTTCGAAAGCCTGGCCATGAGGCAACAACTGGCACTGGAGGTCAGGGTGCCGGAAGCACCAGTGGTCTGCTTTTTTGACCCCGATAAAGTCGAAAAAATCCTGGTGAACCTGATGACAAACGCCTTTAAGTTTACAGGAGAAGGGGGGCTTATTAAGGTGGTTTTGGCTGTCAAGGAAGTAGCGGAAGCTGTGGCGTCAACTCAAGATAGCACAATGGAAGATGAGATTGGAACGGTATTTCTTTACGTAAAAGACACAGGAATTGGAATTCCCGCTGAGCAATTGCCTCACCTTTTTGAGCGCTTCACCCAAAGTACGGTCTCGGAGCTACAAGCGGGAAGCGGGATTGGCTTGGCGCTAACCAAGGAGCTGGTGAACCTCCATGGTGGCGAAATCGAACTGGAAAGCACAGAAGGTATGGGCACCATGTTTACGGTAAGTTTGGCCGTTGGGAAAGCCTTTTTTAAGAAAGAAGAATTGGTAACGCCGCCTTCTAGCCAACTGGACGAAAGGCCTCGGTCATTGAGTGAGGATACCTTGCCAAAATCAATACCTGAACATTCCACCGTATTCTCCTTCGCGATTGAAACCTCCAAGAAACCCTTACTTCTGTTGGCTGAAGACCACCCTGATGTTCGTTCCTATATTGTTGATACCTTGTCTGAGCATTACAAAATTGAAGCGGTAGAAAATGGTAAACTGGCTCTTGAAAAAGCCCTGGAAATGATGCCTGACCTCATCATAACGGACCTTATGATGCCAGTAATGAGTGGACAGGAACTTTGTCGATTGCTGAAAACAAATGAAAAGACCAGCCATATACCCTTGATTATGCTCACCGCCAAGGCAGAGCAGACCGATAAATTGGAAGGTTTGGAAACTGGTGCTGATGACTATTTGATAAAGCCTTTTGATGCCCGAGAACTGAAGGTGCGCCTGTCTAATCTTTTGGAGCAACGACTGCGTTTACAAACGCATTTCCGCCAAACACTGAGTGCTTTTGCGACAACTCCCGTAAAAGGGGAAAGTATGGATGTGGTTTTATTACGTCGCATCAAGGAGACAATCGAAGCCAACCTGGATGATGACCAGTTTAGCGTGGTGGAACTGGCCAGCCAGGTCGGTATGAGCCGTAGCCAGTTACATCGCAAGTTATCTGCTTTGACGGGCTTTTCTCCTAATGAGGTCATTCGCAACATGCGCCTGGAGCGGGCAAAACAATTAATTGAACAAAAGGTTGGCACCGTTTCTGAAATCGCATTCCTCTGTGGATTCACCTCTCCCGCCTATTTTATCAAGTGTTTTAGAGAATATTTCAAAACAACTCCTGGTGAAATGCATTGA
- a CDS encoding carboxypeptidase-like regulatory domain-containing protein has protein sequence MTARFSICFILVAFLSIFGWSQDGNNKNNLVQFSGMVLDGSTEQLFPVPYTNILVKDKKRGTYSDFEGFFSIVVEKGDIIVFSALGYKTVEFVIPSDLEDDRYSLVQLMSQDAINLPETVVFPWPSREHFKLEFLAMDVTPELQERATENLANEVLRKARASVKVDGNENADYYLRQQSREYYYIGQRPPMNIFNAVAWKNFFDAWKRGDYKNKKDK, from the coding sequence ATGACAGCTCGGTTTTCAATCTGCTTTATACTCGTTGCCTTTCTTTCCATTTTCGGTTGGTCACAGGATGGCAACAACAAAAACAACCTGGTACAGTTTTCAGGTATGGTGCTTGATGGTTCTACTGAGCAGTTATTTCCCGTGCCTTATACCAATATCCTGGTAAAGGATAAAAAACGGGGAACTTATTCCGATTTCGAAGGATTCTTTTCTATTGTTGTAGAGAAAGGGGATATTATCGTTTTTTCCGCCCTCGGCTACAAGACGGTGGAGTTTGTGATCCCATCGGATTTAGAAGATGATCGTTATTCCTTGGTACAGTTGATGTCACAGGATGCGATTAACCTACCAGAAACGGTGGTTTTCCCCTGGCCTAGCCGAGAACACTTCAAACTCGAATTTCTAGCCATGGACGTGACGCCAGAGCTTCAGGAAAGAGCTACTGAAAACCTTGCCAATGAGGTCCTCCGAAAAGCAAGGGCAAGTGTGAAAGTGGATGGCAATGAAAATGCGGACTACTATCTTCGTCAGCAATCGCGGGAATACTATTACATTGGCCAGCGGCCTCCTATGAATATCTTTAATGCAGTGGCCTGGAAAAACTTTTTTGATGCTTGGAAGCGCGGGGACTATAAGAACAAAAAGGATAAGTGA
- the lon gene encoding endopeptidase La, which translates to MFEEYLSSQKFEEETDYLPLISMDDEEEPSTEDDFPTSLPVLALKNTVLFPGIIIPITVGRDKSIKAINKAYETDRKVAVLSQRASNIEEPETSDLFEIGTVARILKLLRMPDGTTTAILQGRNRFQLEEMVKEVPYMVGKINPIEYQEAEHKLEFEALIASVLDLAKQIIELSPNIPSEAMVMLKNISNNSFLLNFIASNLSAKIHIKQKILETSNLKEKANILLIQLNDELQLLELKDQIEHKVRIDIDKQQRDYFLNQQLKTIQEELGQNPQEEDVKKLLLRSKSKKWSKEVNAVFHKELNKLRRMNPQVAEFSVQTNYLELLLDLPWDNYTKDNFNLKKVQQVLDKDHFGLEKVKERILEHLAVLKLKGDMKAPILCLVGPPGVGKTSLGRSVARALRRKFIRMSLGGLHDESEIRGHRKTYIGAMPGRILQSLKKSGSSNPVFILDEIDKVGKDFRGDPSSALLEVLDPEQNTTFHDNYLELEYDLSKVLFIATANSLNTIQPALLDRMEIIEISGYSTEEKIEIAKRHLIPDQRKEHGLESKHIKLNNKVISQLIQEYTRESGVRSLNRQIAGLMRSVAKKVAMEESYQPTIQAGDLKEMLGPTRFSTDQYQQVDVPGVAVGLAWTSTGGDILFIECSLSKGKGKLTLTGNLGDVMKESATTALSYLKAHSEALGVEDKDFDLYDIHLHVPQGAIPKDGPSAGITMLTALTSAFSKKPLRPFLAMTGEITLRGKVLPVGGIKEKILAAKRAGMKEIILCQENKKHIQEIQADYIEGLSFHFVDHMSEVLEKALMK; encoded by the coding sequence ATGTTCGAAGAATATCTTTCTAGCCAGAAATTTGAAGAAGAAACCGATTATTTACCTCTCATTTCAATGGATGATGAGGAAGAACCAAGCACGGAGGATGATTTCCCAACATCCCTTCCGGTCCTAGCTTTAAAAAATACGGTTTTATTTCCAGGGATTATTATCCCTATCACAGTGGGTCGAGATAAATCTATCAAAGCCATTAATAAAGCCTATGAGACGGATAGAAAAGTAGCCGTTTTATCTCAGCGGGCCAGCAATATTGAGGAACCAGAAACAAGTGATCTGTTTGAAATAGGAACTGTCGCACGCATTTTGAAATTGCTTCGGATGCCAGATGGAACCACGACCGCTATTCTTCAAGGTCGCAATCGCTTTCAACTAGAGGAAATGGTCAAGGAGGTTCCCTATATGGTAGGAAAAATAAATCCTATTGAGTACCAGGAAGCAGAACACAAACTCGAATTTGAGGCGCTCATCGCCTCCGTTCTTGATCTGGCCAAGCAAATCATTGAGCTTTCACCCAATATTCCTTCAGAGGCGATGGTGATGTTGAAAAACATTTCCAATAACTCCTTTTTGCTCAATTTCATTGCCTCCAACCTGAGTGCAAAAATCCATATCAAGCAAAAGATTTTAGAGACGAGTAACCTAAAGGAAAAGGCGAACATTTTACTGATCCAACTCAATGACGAACTACAGTTGCTCGAATTGAAAGACCAAATAGAGCATAAGGTAAGGATTGATATAGATAAGCAGCAAAGGGACTATTTCCTCAACCAACAACTCAAAACCATTCAGGAAGAGCTGGGGCAAAATCCGCAAGAAGAGGATGTCAAAAAGCTTTTGCTTAGGTCGAAGTCGAAGAAATGGTCAAAAGAAGTAAATGCGGTTTTCCACAAAGAGTTGAACAAACTGAGGCGGATGAATCCGCAGGTAGCCGAATTTTCAGTGCAAACGAATTACCTTGAACTCCTGCTGGATTTGCCTTGGGACAATTATACCAAAGACAATTTTAACCTAAAAAAGGTACAGCAAGTATTAGACAAAGACCATTTTGGCTTAGAGAAGGTGAAAGAGCGAATTCTTGAGCACCTTGCCGTGTTAAAACTCAAAGGTGACATGAAAGCGCCGATTCTTTGTCTGGTGGGCCCTCCGGGCGTAGGTAAGACTTCGTTGGGACGCTCTGTCGCCAGGGCGCTGCGCCGAAAGTTCATTCGGATGTCGCTGGGCGGATTGCACGACGAGTCAGAGATCAGAGGGCATCGAAAGACCTATATTGGCGCCATGCCCGGCCGTATTTTGCAATCACTGAAAAAGTCAGGGTCATCCAATCCTGTTTTTATCCTGGACGAAATAGACAAGGTAGGCAAAGATTTCCGAGGTGATCCTTCTTCTGCTTTATTGGAAGTATTGGATCCCGAACAGAATACGACCTTCCATGACAACTATCTGGAGTTGGAATACGATCTATCAAAAGTACTGTTTATCGCTACGGCCAATTCCCTCAACACTATACAGCCCGCTTTATTGGATCGCATGGAAATCATTGAGATCAGCGGCTATTCTACGGAAGAGAAAATAGAAATTGCCAAAAGGCACCTCATTCCCGACCAAAGAAAAGAGCATGGCCTGGAAAGCAAACATATCAAGCTTAATAACAAGGTCATCAGCCAACTCATCCAGGAATATACACGAGAATCTGGGGTTCGTTCGCTCAATCGACAAATAGCAGGCTTGATGCGGAGCGTGGCCAAAAAGGTCGCCATGGAAGAGTCTTATCAGCCTACCATTCAAGCCGGTGACCTGAAAGAAATGCTGGGACCTACCCGCTTCTCAACCGATCAATACCAACAGGTCGATGTGCCAGGTGTGGCGGTAGGTCTGGCCTGGACCTCCACTGGTGGCGACATCTTATTCATAGAATGTAGCCTGAGCAAAGGGAAAGGAAAACTGACGCTGACGGGCAACTTGGGGGATGTGATGAAAGAATCTGCCACCACTGCACTTAGTTATCTCAAAGCCCACAGTGAAGCTTTAGGTGTTGAGGACAAGGATTTTGATTTGTACGATATCCATTTGCATGTTCCTCAGGGTGCTATTCCCAAAGATGGGCCGTCCGCCGGTATTACAATGCTTACTGCTCTTACTTCTGCCTTTTCCAAAAAGCCGCTCAGGCCCTTCCTGGCCATGACGGGCGAAATTACCTTAAGGGGTAAGGTACTTCCTGTGGGAGGTATCAAAGAAAAAATTCTGGCAGCTAAACGGGCGGGCATGAAAGAAATCATCCTTTGCCAGGAAAACAAAAAACATATACAGGAAATCCAGGCTGACTATATCGAAGGCTTAAGCTTCCACTTTGTGGATCACATGAGTGAGGTCTTGGAGAAGGCTTTGATGAAGTGA
- a CDS encoding 50S ribosomal protein L25, with amino-acid sequence MEIIAIKGQVRSDLGKKATKAVRKEGLVPCVMYGGKAVFHFAIDPSEVKTLIYSPDFRLVEIDIEGTKYKCIVKDAQFHPVYDTLVHLDFLRLVDGHKVNVEIPVSFHGSSPGIKLGGKLQQNLRRVKIKTTPEKLVGVLTLDISNLDLGQSIRVRDIDVVEGVEILSPPSTPVATIEIPRALRSAATAAAATTGKK; translated from the coding sequence ATGGAAATAATTGCCATAAAAGGACAAGTGCGATCTGATCTAGGGAAAAAAGCCACTAAGGCAGTTCGTAAAGAAGGCTTGGTACCTTGCGTTATGTATGGAGGGAAAGCGGTTTTTCACTTTGCTATTGATCCTTCTGAGGTTAAAACCCTTATTTATTCCCCGGATTTTAGATTGGTGGAGATTGATATTGAAGGAACGAAATATAAATGTATTGTAAAAGATGCTCAGTTCCACCCCGTTTATGATACGCTGGTGCACCTGGATTTTCTAAGATTGGTGGATGGCCACAAAGTGAATGTAGAAATTCCTGTGAGTTTTCACGGATCTTCACCTGGTATTAAATTGGGTGGAAAACTCCAACAAAACTTGCGCCGCGTTAAAATCAAAACAACGCCTGAGAAATTGGTTGGTGTGCTAACTTTGGATATTTCTAACTTGGACTTGGGGCAATCTATTCGAGTGAGAGACATCGATGTGGTTGAAGGTGTAGAGATTCTGAGCCCTCCAAGTACGCCGGTTGCAACCATTGAAATCCCACGTGCATTGCGTAGTGCTGCCACTGCCGCCGCTGCTACTACTGGGAAAAAATAG
- a CDS encoding amidohydrolase, whose translation MKVTLLQTDLVWEDKRANLQRIEQHLSTIDSATELLILPEMFTTGFTMNPRPVAEAMDGPTIQWLQKTAMTLDAAVTGSFVAKEDGHYFNRLIWMQPDGHYQWYDKRHRFTLAGEHEHYQAGKQQLLVEWKGWKICPLICYDLRFPVWSRNTASYDLLLYVANWPERRRHHWQSLLVARAIENQAYTIGVNRVGLDGNEVKYSGDSCLIDYAGETRVKLGFQEASITVKLDKTSQQDFRKKFAFLEDRDQFDLRVN comes from the coding sequence ATGAAAGTTACCTTACTTCAAACAGACCTGGTTTGGGAGGATAAAAGGGCAAACCTCCAACGCATTGAGCAGCACCTCTCAACCATTGACTCCGCTACCGAGTTGCTCATTTTACCCGAAATGTTTACCACAGGCTTCACAATGAATCCCCGCCCTGTTGCCGAAGCAATGGATGGCCCAACGATCCAATGGTTGCAGAAAACAGCGATGACATTGGATGCTGCTGTAACGGGGAGTTTTGTGGCCAAAGAGGATGGTCATTATTTTAATCGACTCATCTGGATGCAGCCCGATGGACATTATCAATGGTATGACAAGCGGCACCGCTTTACCCTGGCCGGTGAGCACGAACATTATCAGGCCGGTAAACAACAATTATTGGTGGAATGGAAAGGATGGAAAATTTGTCCCTTAATCTGCTATGACCTACGCTTCCCCGTGTGGAGTAGAAACACCGCCTCCTACGACCTGCTCCTATATGTTGCGAATTGGCCGGAGCGCCGACGCCACCATTGGCAAAGCCTGCTCGTCGCCAGAGCCATCGAAAACCAAGCCTATACTATCGGCGTGAATCGAGTTGGATTGGATGGCAATGAAGTGAAATATTCCGGCGACTCCTGTCTGATCGATTATGCTGGGGAAACAAGGGTGAAACTCGGATTTCAAGAGGCTTCCATCACCGTGAAACTAGATAAAACCAGCCAGCAGGACTTCCGTAAGAAATTTGCTTTTCTGGAAGATCGGGATCAGTTTGACTTACGCGTTAACTAA